From Pseudomonas sp. AN-1:
CCAGTCGAAGCCCGCGGCATGTTGCCGGCGCCGCCTGTGCGCGCCATGACCGCGCGGCGCACAAGCTGATATCCTCCGCGGCCATGAACCGCGCCCTCTACTCGCTCCTGCTGCACCTCGCCCTGCCACTGATCGCCCTGCGCCTGTACCTGCGTGGGCGCAAGGCGCCCGCCTACCGCCAGCGTATCGCCGAGCGCTTCTCGCTGCGTCTGCCGGCGATGCGGCCCGGCGGCATCTGGGTGCATGCCGTTTCGGTGGGCGAGAGCATCGCCGCGGCGCCGATGATCCGTGCCCTGCGCGAACGGCATCCCGACCTGCCGATCACCGTCACCTGCATGACCCCCACCGGCTCCGAGCGCATCCGCGCGCTGTTCGGCGACAGCGTGCAGCACTGCTACCTGCCCTACGACCTGCCCTGGGCCGCGGCGCGCTTCCTCGATCGCGTGCGACCGAAGCTGGCGGTGATCATGGAAACCGAACTGTGGCCCAACCACATCCACCAGTGCGCGCGGCGCGGCATCCCCGCCGTGCTGGCCAATGCGCGCCTGTCGGAGAGGTCCGCGCGCGGCTACGCGCGCTTTGCCGGCCTGACCCGGCCGATGCTCGCCGAGATGAGCTGGATAGCCGTGCAGACCGCGGCCGAAGCCGAGCGCTTTCACCGGCTCGGCGCCCGTCCCGAGTGCGTCGCCGTCACCGGGTCGATCAAGTTCGACCTGCGCATCGATCCCGAACTGAAGGCGCGTGCCCAGGCCCTGCGCGCCAGCTGGGGCGCCGACAAGCGCCCGGTATGGATCGCCGCCAGCACCCATGCCGGCGAGGACGAGATCGTCCTCGCCGCCCATCGCCGGCTGCTGGCCGAGCGCCCGGACAGCCTGCTGATCCTGGTGCCGCGTCATCCGGAGCGTTTCGACGCCGTGCATGCCCTCTGCCTGCACGAGGGCTTGCGCAGCGTGCGCCGCTCCTCCGGCCTGCCGGTCGGGGCGGCGGAGCAGGTGCTGCTCGGCGATACCATGGGCGAGCTGCTGTTCCTCTATGCGCTGGCCGACGTGGCTTTCGTCGGCGGCAGCCTGGTGCCCAACGGCGGGCACAACCTGCTGGAGCCGGCGGCGCTGGGCCTGCCGGTGCTGAGCGGCCCCCATCTGTTCAACTTCCTCGAGATATCCGCCCAGCTGCGCGAGGCCGGCGCTTGCCTCGAGGTGGGCGACGGCGAGGCCCTGGCCCGCGAGCTGCGCGCACTGCTCGGCGAGCCGGGCCGCCGCCAGGCCATGGGGCGCGCGGGGCTGGCCGTGTTGCAGCGCAACCAGGGCGCGCTGGCCCGCTTGCTCGACGGGCTCGGGCGGCTTCTGCAGCTTCGCTGAGGGCCGGTCTCTCGGCGGCTCGTCCCCAGGCACTGGCCCCATCCGCAGAGGCCGATTAAACTCCTCGGGTTTCTTGTCGGGGTGCCTGGAGTCGCAGGCTGAGATCGGACAGTTCCGAATCCCGTTGAACCTGATCGGGTTAGTACCCGCGTAGGGAACAAGATGTCCCCGCCGTCCGGCGGGGGGTCTCCTGCTCCAGGTTCGCTCCGACATTTCCTGCCGTGTGCCGTGGAGAGTCCCGTCGATGAGCGCCACCGAATACAAGAACCTGAGCGAATCCGCCCAGGTCGACCAGCAGTCCGTCCAGCCGTTGCCCAATTCCCGCAAGGTCTACGTCCAGGGTTCGCGCCCGGATATCCGCGTGCCGATGCGCGAGATCTCGCTGGCCGATACCCCCACGGACTTCGGCGGCGAGAAGAACGCGCCGGTGCTGGTCTATGACACCTCCGGTCCGTACACCGATCCGAACGTGACCATCGACGTGCGCAAGGGGCTGGCCGATGTGCGCAGTGCCTGGATCGAGGAGCGCGGCGATACCGAGAAGCTGCCGGGGCTGTCCTCCGAGTTCGGCCAGCGCCGCCTGAACGACGCCGAGCTGACCAAGATGCGCTTCGCCCACGTGCGCAACCCGCGTCGCGCCAAGGCCGGCGCCAACGTCACCCAGATGCACTATGCGCGCAAGGGCATCATCACCCCCGAGATGGAATACGTCGCCATCCGCGAGAACATGAAGCTGCAGGAGGCCCGCGAGGCCGGCCTGCTGGCTGCCCAGCATCCGGGCCACAGCTTCGGCGCCGCCATTCCCAAGGAAATCACTGCCGAGTTCGTCCGCGAGGAGATCGCCCGCGGCCGCGCGATCATCCCGGCCAACATCAACCACGTGGAGCTGGAGCCGATGATCATCGGCCGCAACTTCCTGGTGAAGATCAACGGCAACATCGGCAACTCGGCGCTGGGTTCCTCGATCGAGGAAGAAGTGGCCAAGCTGACCTGGGGCATCCGCTGGGGCTCCGACACCGTGATGGACCTGTCCACCGGCAAGCACATCCACGAGACCCGCGAGTGGATCATCCGCAACTCGCCGGTGCCGATCGGCACCGTGCCGATCTACCAGGCCCTGGAGAAGGTCGGCGGCATCGCCGAGGACCTGACCTGGGAGCTGTTCCGCGACACCCTGATCGAGCAGGCCGAGCAGGGCGTGGACTACTTCACCATCCATGCCGGCGTGCTGCTGCGCTACGTGCCGCTGACCGCCAAGCGGGTCACCGGTATCGTCTCGCGCGGCGGCTCGATCATGGCCAAGTGGTGCCTGGCGCATCACCAGGAAAACTTCCTGTACACGCATTTCGACGAGATCTGCGAGATCATGAAGGCCTACGACGTCAGCTTCTCGCTGGGCGACGGCCTGCGTCCGGGCTCGATCGCCGACGCCAACGACGCCGCGCAGTTCGGCGAGCTGGAAACCCTCGGGGAACTGACCAAGATCGCCTGGCAGCACGACGTGCAGACCATGATCGAAGGCCCGGGTCACGTGCCGATGCACATGATCAAGGAGAACATGGACAAGCAGCTCGAATGCTGCGACGAGGCGCCGTTCTACACCCTCGGCCCGCTGACCACCGACATCGCGCCGGGCTACGACCACATCACCTCCGGCATCGGCGCGGCGATGATCGGCTGGTTCGGCTGCGCCATGCTCTGCTACGTGACCCCGAAGGAGCACCTCGGCCTGCCCAACAAGGACGACGTGAAAACCGGCATCATCACCTACAAGATCGCCGCTCACGCCGCCGATCTGGCCAAGGGCCATCCGGGTGCGCAGATCCGCGACAACGCATTGAGCAAGGCGCGCTTCGAGTTCCGCTGGGAAGACCAGTTCAACCTCGGCCTCGACCCGGACACCGCGCGCAGCTACCACGACGAGACCCTGCCCAAGGAGTCGGCCAAGGTGGCGCACTTCTGCTCCATGTGCGGGCCGAAGTTCTGCTCGATGAAGATCACCCAGGAAGTGCGCGACTACGCCGCCAACCTGGAGCGCATCGACGCGGTGGACGTCGACCTCGAGCGCGAGATGCAGGCCAAGGCCGAGGAGTTCAAGGCCCAGGGCTCGCAGCTGTACCACAAGGTGTGATGCGCCGCCGCTGAGGCGAGGAACGGGCCTGCGGGCCCGTTCTGCGTTTGCGCGCCTGCGGAATTTTCTGCAAGTCGTTGATTTTCCTGTGGACGCGCGCTGCAGCTGCGACTAGAATGCGCGCCGATTCAAGCCCATGTAGCTCAGCGGTAGAGCACTCCCTTGGTAAGGGAGAGGTCGGCGGTTCAAGTCCGCCCATGGGCTCCAGTCTCTTCCCTCCTCCTTGCTGTTCCCGGGCGCCATCCTGCGCCAACTCTCTTGTCCCGCTCGTTCAGTCCGACCGCCGATCGTCACGCTTCAGCGTGCAGCGCCGTGCATGCTCTCCGGCAGGTATTCTGGACGGAGGATCTGCCGCAGCCGGCTGTAGGGGATCTCCAGGTTCGGATGGCCCATGCTGTAGGGCGCCAGGGCGTAGACGTCGTACTTGAGCAGCACCTTGTCCCTGAGCAGAGCGATGTTGGCGGTAGGCTGGAACGGCCAGATGCGCCGGAACTCCTGCGGGTCGTCGATCTGCTGCGCCGCGAGCCAGCGCTGGTGCGCCTCGCCGGCGGCCTGCCAGAAGGCGGCCTCCTGGCCGGGCAGCAGCAGGTCGGCCAGTTGCAGGGCGCGCTGCTGGCTGCGCGAGTAGTTGATGAAGCCGCGCCCCGGCATGCCGTGGGCACCGCCGCGGTACAGGTAGCTGGACAGCTCGACCACCAGCAGGTCGCCGTGCTGGTCTGCCAGCTTGGCCTGCAGCCAGGTTTCCCAGCCCTCGGGCTGGCGGCGCAGCAGCTCGTCGCCGCGCGCGCGCAGCGAGGCGGGCAGCGCGCTGTCGGCGTCCTCCCGGGTCATCGCCAGCAGGGCCTGCTCGATCAGGGCGCTGAGCTGCGGCTCGTCGGCGAACTTCAGGGTGTCGACGTTGACCAGGCTGCAGCGCTCGCGCGGGCAGACCTCCGGGCGCTGTTCCCAGACGATGCGCTGTGGCGCCGGCGGCGCGCTCTGGCCGCCGAGAAACTGGCAGGCGCCGAGCAGCGGCAGGCAGGCCAGGGCGAAAAGGCTGTAAAGACGCATGGGACTCCTTGAGCGCAACGGCAAGGCTGGGTAGGGTGGCGCATCGGCCGGCTTCGACCCCGGCGCGGGCCAGGGGTTCGACCTCGTGGCGGTGACCGTCGCTGCGGCAGTCATCTACGCGGTTCGGGACATTGATCGGCGGGCGGCGGGGCCGCTGCAGCCAAGCGGGAGAAGTATATGAGCGAGTCGCCGAAAACGGCCGACCTGAAAGTGGAAATCGTCGAGCGCGAGGCCTGTTTCCGCGGCTTCTATGCCCTCGACCGCGTGCAC
This genomic window contains:
- the waaA gene encoding lipid IV(A) 3-deoxy-D-manno-octulosonic acid transferase, with translation MNRALYSLLLHLALPLIALRLYLRGRKAPAYRQRIAERFSLRLPAMRPGGIWVHAVSVGESIAAAPMIRALRERHPDLPITVTCMTPTGSERIRALFGDSVQHCYLPYDLPWAAARFLDRVRPKLAVIMETELWPNHIHQCARRGIPAVLANARLSERSARGYARFAGLTRPMLAEMSWIAVQTAAEAERFHRLGARPECVAVTGSIKFDLRIDPELKARAQALRASWGADKRPVWIAASTHAGEDEIVLAAHRRLLAERPDSLLILVPRHPERFDAVHALCLHEGLRSVRRSSGLPVGAAEQVLLGDTMGELLFLYALADVAFVGGSLVPNGGHNLLEPAALGLPVLSGPHLFNFLEISAQLREAGACLEVGDGEALARELRALLGEPGRRQAMGRAGLAVLQRNQGALARLLDGLGRLLQLR
- the thiC gene encoding phosphomethylpyrimidine synthase ThiC, with translation MSATEYKNLSESAQVDQQSVQPLPNSRKVYVQGSRPDIRVPMREISLADTPTDFGGEKNAPVLVYDTSGPYTDPNVTIDVRKGLADVRSAWIEERGDTEKLPGLSSEFGQRRLNDAELTKMRFAHVRNPRRAKAGANVTQMHYARKGIITPEMEYVAIRENMKLQEAREAGLLAAQHPGHSFGAAIPKEITAEFVREEIARGRAIIPANINHVELEPMIIGRNFLVKINGNIGNSALGSSIEEEVAKLTWGIRWGSDTVMDLSTGKHIHETREWIIRNSPVPIGTVPIYQALEKVGGIAEDLTWELFRDTLIEQAEQGVDYFTIHAGVLLRYVPLTAKRVTGIVSRGGSIMAKWCLAHHQENFLYTHFDEICEIMKAYDVSFSLGDGLRPGSIADANDAAQFGELETLGELTKIAWQHDVQTMIEGPGHVPMHMIKENMDKQLECCDEAPFYTLGPLTTDIAPGYDHITSGIGAAMIGWFGCAMLCYVTPKEHLGLPNKDDVKTGIITYKIAAHAADLAKGHPGAQIRDNALSKARFEFRWEDQFNLGLDPDTARSYHDETLPKESAKVAHFCSMCGPKFCSMKITQEVRDYAANLERIDAVDVDLEREMQAKAEEFKAQGSQLYHKV
- a CDS encoding RsiV family protein, which encodes MRLYSLFALACLPLLGACQFLGGQSAPPAPQRIVWEQRPEVCPRERCSLVNVDTLKFADEPQLSALIEQALLAMTREDADSALPASLRARGDELLRRQPEGWETWLQAKLADQHGDLLVVELSSYLYRGGAHGMPGRGFINYSRSQQRALQLADLLLPGQEAAFWQAAGEAHQRWLAAQQIDDPQEFRRIWPFQPTANIALLRDKVLLKYDVYALAPYSMGHPNLEIPYSRLRQILRPEYLPESMHGAAR